In Sphingobacterium sp. PCS056, the following proteins share a genomic window:
- a CDS encoding RtcB family protein, which yields MGSKISGKDLIKLGFPQNYSINIGLSQIQRYRKREKKEAVLQEVNEVLLAPARFSGHGVWGKLAESLIKPVDVRLHELLTHRVPFSIFGEDLIDERAKFQLYDALKLPIAMAGALMPDAHSGYGLPIGGVLATHQSVIPYGVGVDIGCRMSLSIFDLPASFIKGKDAMLLNMLSAHTKFGMYETHKNKIDHEVLYRSEFQDIPLLKGLQDKAYKQLGTSGGGNHFVEFGIIELAAPRPEWKLGPGSYLAVLSHSGSRGLGAAIAKHYTYLAKKQCPLPQHVQHLAWLDLDTHDGQEYWLAMNLAGDYAKACHENIHQRIAKALGKRIALTIENHHNFAWKETVNGQECVVHRKGATPAAQGTLGIIPGSMTAPGYLVEGLGNPNSLNSASHGAGRLYSRADAKSSFTKAEMNKNLAEAGVQLLGGSMDESPMAYKDIDQVMHLQKELIQVLGIFKPKFVRMES from the coding sequence ATGGGAAGTAAAATCTCAGGGAAAGACCTTATAAAACTAGGTTTTCCACAAAATTACAGCATTAATATCGGTTTATCTCAGATACAACGCTATAGAAAGCGGGAGAAAAAAGAAGCGGTTTTACAAGAAGTAAACGAAGTTTTATTAGCTCCTGCACGATTTAGTGGTCATGGAGTCTGGGGCAAATTGGCAGAAAGTTTAATCAAACCAGTTGACGTTCGTTTGCACGAACTGTTGACCCATCGTGTTCCATTTTCAATCTTTGGAGAAGATCTCATTGATGAGCGGGCAAAATTTCAATTGTATGATGCCCTAAAATTGCCAATAGCTATGGCTGGAGCCTTGATGCCGGATGCACATTCTGGCTATGGCTTACCTATAGGTGGCGTATTGGCGACTCATCAATCCGTTATACCTTATGGGGTGGGTGTTGATATTGGATGTCGTATGAGCCTGTCCATATTTGATCTACCCGCATCTTTTATAAAAGGTAAAGATGCTATGTTGTTGAATATGTTGTCAGCGCATACCAAATTTGGCATGTATGAAACACATAAAAACAAAATTGACCATGAGGTCTTATACCGATCGGAATTTCAGGATATTCCGTTGCTAAAGGGATTGCAAGATAAAGCTTACAAACAATTGGGAACATCTGGTGGTGGAAATCATTTTGTTGAATTTGGTATCATCGAACTGGCTGCACCGCGGCCCGAGTGGAAACTTGGTCCGGGCTCTTATTTGGCCGTACTATCGCATAGTGGTTCGCGTGGACTTGGAGCAGCTATTGCAAAGCACTATACCTATTTGGCTAAAAAACAATGCCCGCTGCCACAACATGTTCAGCATCTGGCTTGGCTCGATCTCGATACACATGATGGACAGGAATATTGGCTGGCTATGAATCTGGCAGGAGATTATGCAAAAGCTTGTCACGAAAATATCCATCAGCGCATTGCGAAAGCTTTGGGTAAGCGTATCGCATTGACCATCGAAAATCATCACAATTTTGCTTGGAAGGAGACTGTGAATGGTCAGGAATGTGTCGTGCATCGTAAGGGGGCAACACCAGCTGCTCAAGGTACATTGGGTATTATTCCGGGCTCTATGACTGCTCCGGGTTACCTTGTTGAAGGTCTAGGAAATCCAAATAGCCTCAACTCGGCATCACATGGCGCCGGACGTCTATATTCAAGAGCTGATGCAAAATCAAGTTTTACAAAAGCAGAAATGAACAAGAATCTGGCAGAGGCTGGAGTTCAACTGCTGGGGGGAAGTATGGATGAATCACCGATGGCTTACAAGGACATCGATCAGGTGATGCATCTTCAAAAAGAATTAATACAGGTATTGGGTATTTTCAAACCCAAATTTGTTCGTATGGAAAGTTAA
- the prfH gene encoding peptide chain release factor H has translation MEVYIQLSSGKGPKECDFFLTHVLGIFQREALTKQIHVMVINEDRSGSGLIQSVLCKLTGAEIDIFLQAWKGSLLWICESPFRRFHKRKNWFIALFVITKEKEIILLEKDILYQVMRSSGAGGQHVNKVSSAVRALHMPTGITAVAMDTRSQLQNKKLAKERLAHKLMQLQNESAQQDVDKQWQNHAEIERGNPTRVFKGIDFKS, from the coding sequence ATGGAGGTATATATACAATTAAGTTCGGGAAAAGGTCCCAAGGAATGTGACTTTTTCCTAACGCATGTGTTAGGCATCTTTCAAAGGGAGGCTTTAACAAAGCAGATACACGTGATGGTGATCAATGAAGACAGAAGTGGAAGCGGTTTAATCCAGTCTGTCTTATGTAAATTGACGGGAGCAGAGATCGATATCTTTCTGCAAGCATGGAAAGGTTCGCTACTATGGATTTGTGAAAGTCCGTTTCGCCGTTTTCATAAAAGGAAAAATTGGTTTATCGCACTTTTTGTCATTACAAAAGAAAAAGAGATCATCCTGTTGGAAAAAGATATTCTGTATCAGGTCATGCGAAGCTCGGGAGCAGGAGGACAACATGTAAACAAAGTTAGCTCTGCTGTTAGAGCGCTTCACATGCCTACAGGAATTACTGCGGTTGCCATGGATACAAGATCGCAATTGCAAAATAAAAAATTAGCGAAGGAACGGTTGGCACATAAGTTAATGCAATTGCAAAATGAATCTGCGCAACAGGATGTCGATAAGCAGTGGCAAAATCATGCTGAAATTGAGCGGGGTAATCCGACTCGTGTTTTTAAGGGCATCGATTTTAAATCTTAA
- a CDS encoding RNA polymerase sigma factor, translating into MKTWSDSQLFDELKKDNKIAFSVLFDRYSDILFRFIQKRIESVPDVEDILQEVFISMWNRRNKIEVGESIYPYLFKAAKYEVIDWLLKNEKRSQHLEYLEVNKDQYLICTNSEDELIAKELASLFDHEMANMPPTMRSVFRLSRTEGMSIKDIAHQLSISEQTVKNNVSMAMSRLKFKLK; encoded by the coding sequence ATGAAGACATGGTCTGATAGTCAATTGTTTGATGAACTTAAAAAGGATAATAAAATAGCCTTTTCTGTTTTATTTGACCGATATTCTGATATTCTTTTTCGTTTCATCCAAAAACGGATTGAATCTGTTCCAGATGTTGAAGATATTTTACAGGAGGTTTTTATCTCGATGTGGAATAGACGCAATAAAATAGAGGTGGGAGAGTCTATCTATCCCTATTTGTTTAAGGCTGCTAAATATGAGGTGATTGATTGGTTGTTGAAAAATGAAAAAAGGAGCCAACATCTGGAGTACTTAGAAGTCAATAAAGACCAATATCTAATATGTACCAATAGTGAGGATGAACTTATTGCTAAAGAACTAGCCTCTCTATTCGACCATGAAATGGCAAATATGCCTCCTACCATGCGTTCTGTATTTAGATTGAGCAGAACTGAAGGGATGTCCATAAAAGACATTGCTCATCAACTTTCAATATCGGAGCAAACGGTCAAAAATAACGTTTCGATGGCCATGAGCAGATTAAAATTTAAACTCAAATAA
- a CDS encoding FecR domain-containing protein, producing the protein MKENKPVDAQKQLLQKYLDGKCTPEESRQVLNWFYRIDPDVASAPSSDDRSKSLERSKSKIMRRLDGVPEPEQCPEKKLFDWKRFSLAAAVLVLVSFALSTYWKNNLDPDPVQLAAQIPDTTGVYKNDIMPGSSYAYLSYRGEKRAIDQKNQPYKFTDKQSAHSRYLVEVPHAGTYKLQLADGTSVWLNSSSSLDYPDDFGDQERRVKLTGEAYFEVTKDKNRPFRIEVAGSLIEVLGTSFNVNAYAAQVNTTLVEGKVKILTGNLERFLLPGEEASIGPEEIKIEQTDVSKQIAWQRGEFYFDGNNLQEILQQIARWYDVEIVNGETLKLSSSYRGSLSRDSKLSEVLNLLAYATKRKFEIDGRKVYIQ; encoded by the coding sequence ATGAAGGAAAATAAACCTGTAGATGCTCAAAAACAATTACTTCAAAAATATTTGGATGGAAAGTGTACTCCTGAAGAATCAAGGCAAGTTTTAAATTGGTTTTATCGTATTGATCCTGATGTGGCTTCAGCGCCTTCGTCTGACGATCGTTCAAAATCATTGGAACGATCTAAATCTAAGATTATGCGCCGGTTAGATGGTGTGCCTGAACCTGAACAATGTCCAGAGAAAAAATTATTTGACTGGAAAAGATTTTCTTTAGCTGCGGCTGTTTTAGTATTGGTCAGTTTTGCTCTAAGTACATACTGGAAAAATAATTTGGATCCCGATCCAGTTCAATTAGCGGCACAAATTCCGGATACCACAGGAGTATATAAAAATGATATCATGCCCGGATCTTCTTATGCGTATCTATCTTATCGGGGTGAAAAGCGTGCTATAGATCAAAAAAATCAGCCTTATAAATTTACGGACAAACAGTCGGCTCATAGTCGCTATCTGGTAGAAGTACCTCATGCAGGTACTTATAAGTTACAGCTTGCAGATGGAACATCAGTTTGGCTGAATTCTTCTTCTTCATTGGATTATCCAGATGATTTTGGAGATCAGGAGCGAAGAGTAAAATTGACTGGAGAAGCGTATTTTGAAGTGACTAAAGATAAAAATAGACCTTTTCGGATCGAAGTTGCGGGTAGTCTAATTGAAGTTTTGGGAACGAGCTTTAATGTCAACGCGTATGCTGCGCAGGTCAATACCACTTTAGTGGAGGGAAAGGTGAAGATCTTGACAGGAAATCTCGAGCGTTTCTTGCTTCCTGGTGAAGAAGCTTCGATCGGTCCAGAGGAGATCAAAATCGAGCAGACGGATGTTTCAAAGCAGATTGCATGGCAGCGTGGTGAATTTTATTTTGATGGCAATAATCTTCAGGAGATCCTCCAACAGATAGCGCGCTGGTATGATGTTGAAATTGTGAATGGTGAGACGTTGAAGCTGAGCTCATCTTATAGGGGATCACTGAGCCGTGATTCTAAATTGTCGGAAGTTTTGAATTTATTGGCGTATGCGACAAAGAGGAAGTTTGAAATTGACGGACGTAAAGTTTATATACAATAA
- a CDS encoding TonB-dependent receptor, with the protein MKLICMLILVFTLGANASGYAQHVHISMKNAKIEQILKEISRQTKLRFFYDEKLLAQTDLVDVFTTKSDVRSVLNRALKGQNLAFEIMGGTIVITERNQTDREITGTVRDSTSVMPGVTVSVLGVSGLSAKTDANGRYAIRVPEKAVLLFRFLGYKDQEVTTGGQSVVNVHMEIAESHLDEVIVVGYGTQKRMNLSGAVDQINEKFLDSRPITNVGSGLQGAMANLNITPTSGRANSSPGINVRGYTSLSGGGPLIVIDGVPATNDELNRMNPIDIASVTILKDAASAAIYGSRAAFGVVLVTTKTGTTKEIKIAANSIFAAKAITRSVDIEDNPYEVMKYRNIMSAPWYNLYDEKMLEYGKELSDNPSLPRVIVDPQNPNAYIYLGSTDWFKEVYKDAQPSYTNNINISQKNEKSSFYLSGEYYRQNGMLRISPDTYDRYNFRAKGDYKLTDWFTLSSNTTYTADKYDQPSAIDQGYLYWHNVNRQPSLNTVRNPDGTYTEAGVNMIGAVADGGRSVRRVNDFQSSFGAKIDLIKNVWTLNGDATFRRVSGKSHYFTVPLEYSTGPGIINRQNFNSYAANGSNETRYNVYNVFSQYQRTLADHYFSVMVGFNQEERIYESFTASRDQLISNSLPTIGLATGETPAVGAADYAWAVRGAFARINYTYKDKYILESNLRYDGSSRFPKKDRFAFNPSVSGAWVISKENFFHPLTETVSNFKVRGSYGSLANQDLRDNYYPYIANMGQGTGVILDGKRPAIVTSPGLVSPTLTWETVTQSNMGVDVGLFGNQFFGSFDSYRRMTKDMLTAGRTLPIVLGTGVPLENAADLKTKGWELTLGYNQEFRVDAKPLSFSVRVNLADSRAYIEKFNNPKNNLNDYYVGQEIGEMWGLTTLGFFQSAEEIKAHANQTDVTSYPGTRGLEPGDLKFADINGDGKINKGDWTLDNHGDYQVIGNSRQRYTYGVDLTSAWNGIDLRVFLQGVGKRNYYPPGGDHYFWGIYAQPWASLTKFNLDHWTPENPNAYLPRPKSYVAEQSGIELAATQTKYLQNAGYLRVKNITIGYTFPKSLTDKWGVDRIRVFASGENLFELTTLMDYLDPEIVGDRTAYPFQRTYSLGLNFNF; encoded by the coding sequence ATGAAGTTAATTTGTATGCTGATTCTGGTGTTTACACTTGGAGCCAATGCATCGGGATACGCACAGCATGTCCATATTTCGATGAAGAATGCAAAGATAGAACAGATTCTTAAAGAGATATCGAGACAGACAAAATTGCGTTTTTTTTATGATGAAAAATTATTAGCGCAAACTGATCTAGTTGACGTATTCACAACAAAGTCTGATGTTCGAAGCGTATTAAACCGCGCACTGAAAGGCCAAAATCTTGCTTTTGAGATTATGGGCGGTACGATTGTCATAACAGAACGCAATCAAACAGATAGAGAGATAACGGGTACCGTTCGTGATTCTACTTCCGTCATGCCTGGAGTTACGGTGTCAGTCTTGGGTGTTTCAGGACTTTCAGCCAAGACTGATGCTAACGGTAGATATGCTATTCGTGTACCTGAAAAAGCAGTATTACTCTTTCGGTTTTTGGGATATAAGGATCAGGAAGTCACGACGGGGGGGCAAAGCGTGGTCAACGTACATATGGAAATTGCAGAATCGCATTTAGATGAAGTGATCGTAGTCGGTTATGGTACACAAAAAAGGATGAATTTGTCTGGCGCTGTTGATCAGATCAATGAGAAATTTTTGGATAGTAGACCGATTACGAATGTAGGGTCGGGACTTCAGGGAGCAATGGCCAATCTGAATATTACGCCCACCAGTGGTCGAGCAAATAGTTCTCCAGGAATCAATGTGAGAGGATATACTTCATTGTCTGGAGGAGGCCCCTTAATTGTGATTGATGGAGTTCCTGCCACCAACGATGAATTAAATCGTATGAACCCCATTGATATAGCGAGTGTCACCATATTAAAAGATGCAGCTTCTGCTGCTATATACGGTAGCCGGGCCGCTTTTGGGGTAGTACTTGTAACGACTAAAACTGGGACAACTAAGGAAATAAAAATTGCTGCAAATTCTATTTTTGCGGCTAAGGCGATCACGAGATCAGTGGATATCGAAGACAATCCGTATGAAGTGATGAAATATAGAAATATCATGTCTGCTCCATGGTATAATCTTTATGATGAAAAAATGCTTGAATATGGGAAAGAACTCAGTGATAATCCATCATTGCCAAGGGTAATCGTAGACCCACAAAATCCCAATGCTTATATCTACTTAGGATCCACAGATTGGTTTAAAGAGGTGTATAAAGATGCACAACCTTCCTACACCAATAACATCAACATATCGCAAAAGAATGAGAAATCTTCATTTTATCTTTCTGGTGAATATTATAGACAAAATGGTATGCTCCGAATCAGTCCCGATACTTATGATCGCTATAACTTTAGAGCAAAAGGAGATTATAAGTTAACAGATTGGTTTACCTTATCGAGCAATACAACCTATACTGCTGATAAATATGATCAACCCTCTGCGATCGACCAAGGTTACTTGTATTGGCATAATGTCAATCGTCAACCTTCATTAAACACAGTGCGCAATCCCGACGGAACATATACGGAGGCGGGAGTAAACATGATCGGAGCGGTCGCTGACGGTGGTAGGAGTGTAAGAAGAGTCAATGATTTTCAAAGTAGTTTCGGTGCTAAAATTGATTTGATCAAGAACGTCTGGACATTGAACGGTGATGCGACATTTAGACGCGTTTCAGGTAAAAGTCATTATTTTACAGTTCCATTGGAATATAGCACAGGCCCTGGTATTATTAATCGACAAAATTTCAATAGTTATGCCGCTAATGGAAGTAATGAAACCCGATATAATGTATATAATGTTTTTTCGCAGTACCAAAGAACACTTGCAGATCATTATTTTTCGGTCATGGTCGGCTTTAATCAAGAAGAGCGTATTTATGAGTCTTTCACGGCATCTCGTGACCAGTTGATTTCCAATTCTTTGCCGACGATTGGTTTAGCGACGGGAGAAACACCAGCAGTAGGTGCTGCTGATTATGCTTGGGCCGTACGTGGTGCTTTTGCTCGAATAAACTACACCTATAAGGATAAGTATATTTTAGAATCAAATCTGAGATACGATGGTTCTTCCAGATTTCCTAAAAAAGATCGATTCGCGTTTAATCCTTCCGTTTCTGGAGCTTGGGTAATATCAAAGGAAAATTTTTTCCATCCGCTTACGGAGACCGTTTCTAACTTCAAAGTGAGGGGATCATACGGATCGTTAGCGAATCAAGATCTTCGCGACAATTATTATCCCTATATCGCAAATATGGGACAAGGCACTGGTGTGATATTGGATGGAAAGCGTCCGGCAATCGTAACGAGTCCAGGATTGGTATCGCCAACACTTACCTGGGAGACGGTAACGCAGTCAAATATGGGTGTTGATGTTGGTCTTTTCGGAAATCAATTTTTTGGATCATTTGATAGCTATCGACGTATGACCAAAGATATGCTCACAGCAGGTAGAACATTGCCTATCGTACTCGGTACAGGAGTTCCTTTGGAAAATGCGGCAGACTTAAAAACGAAAGGTTGGGAGCTCACACTTGGCTATAATCAGGAGTTTAGGGTCGATGCCAAACCACTTTCTTTTTCTGTCCGAGTAAATCTAGCAGATAGCCGAGCTTATATTGAAAAATTTAATAATCCCAAGAATAACCTCAACGACTATTATGTGGGACAGGAAATAGGTGAAATGTGGGGATTGACCACATTGGGATTTTTTCAGTCGGCAGAAGAAATCAAAGCGCATGCTAATCAAACTGATGTGACTTCATATCCGGGGACGAGAGGGTTAGAGCCAGGAGATCTAAAATTTGCAGATATCAACGGAGATGGAAAAATTAATAAAGGAGATTGGACTTTAGACAACCATGGTGATTACCAGGTAATCGGCAATTCTAGACAACGCTATACCTATGGTGTTGATCTAACATCGGCTTGGAATGGTATTGATCTTCGTGTTTTCCTACAGGGTGTTGGTAAAAGAAATTATTACCCTCCTGGAGGAGATCATTATTTTTGGGGAATCTATGCACAACCGTGGGCGAGCTTAACCAAATTCAACCTCGATCATTGGACACCTGAAAATCCAAATGCCTATCTACCAAGGCCAAAATCCTATGTTGCAGAACAGAGTGGTATAGAATTGGCCGCTACGCAGACCAAATATTTACAAAATGCTGGATATCTAAGGGTAAAGAATATTACAATAGGCTATACTTTTCCAAAATCGTTGACGGATAAGTGGGGAGTAGATCGTATCAGAGTATTTGCAAGTGGGGAAAACCTATTTGAATTGACCACATTGATGGACTATCTAGATCCCGAGATTGTTGGAGACAGAACAGCGTACCCCTTTCAAAGAACCTATTCTTTGGGTTTAAATTTTAATTTTTAA
- a CDS encoding RagB/SusD family nutrient uptake outer membrane protein — protein MENIKRWINVGGALLIMVALLTGCNDDFMERYPTTSITEEVFFSNISDLKTYTDGFYSSLSSPIADIGTDNLAHHNSGSTIDQMMRGGITAQNAAVWSWSALRNINFFLKNYGKVKNAKVEDVNHYVGIAKFFRARFYIDKVNMYHDVPWYGNTLGTADTEALHKKQDSRTLVVDSIMADLEFAVAHIKPDGHKSTVTKWAALAQLAQFALQEGTYRKYHPYLGLKDTYKGFLERAISASEKIMTEGGFQISKAGGVDRAYRDLFISQNLQANPETILFIDYDKDLNRRRNTHTVLDYEWALSQTLMESYLMKDGSRFTNQPHYKTKDINEIFTNRDPRLEQTFMKPGFKPVNAASPHRLKPTLGGYNQIKFYPEVTDMISWEASYTDAFVFRYAEVLLIFAEAKAELGILNNQGDLDKSINLLRARVAMPNMTISEAGGSVDPILKSYYNNVEGGNTGLILEIRRERRVELACEGQRYRDVFRWEVGERLADQQQGMYVKALGPLDVTGDGAVDIAILESAKNTEPISHLTEEQLKNITLYYLKDGNGNNTSIYLENGHQGHIMFTVARDKKKEFVKPKYYYYPIANSEMVLQGSNLVQTYGWEQ, from the coding sequence ATGGAAAATATAAAGAGATGGATTAATGTTGGAGGTGCATTGTTGATAATGGTAGCGCTTTTAACAGGCTGTAATGATGATTTTATGGAGCGATATCCTACCACATCAATTACAGAAGAAGTATTTTTTAGTAATATATCTGATTTAAAGACATACACTGATGGTTTTTACAGTAGCTTAAGTTCGCCGATTGCGGATATTGGCACGGATAATCTCGCTCATCATAATTCTGGAAGTACCATTGACCAAATGATGAGAGGAGGAATCACAGCACAAAATGCTGCAGTATGGAGTTGGTCAGCATTGCGAAATATCAATTTTTTTCTAAAAAATTATGGTAAAGTTAAAAATGCCAAGGTCGAGGATGTGAATCATTATGTTGGAATCGCTAAATTCTTTCGTGCCCGTTTTTATATAGATAAAGTAAACATGTACCATGATGTGCCTTGGTATGGAAATACTTTAGGTACAGCGGATACGGAAGCTCTGCATAAAAAACAGGACAGTAGAACATTAGTGGTAGACTCCATCATGGCTGACCTTGAATTTGCAGTCGCGCATATCAAGCCTGATGGGCATAAATCTACGGTGACGAAATGGGCCGCATTAGCCCAGTTAGCGCAATTTGCACTACAAGAAGGGACATACCGAAAATATCATCCTTACCTAGGTTTAAAAGATACGTATAAGGGATTTCTGGAAAGAGCGATATCGGCTTCGGAAAAGATTATGACAGAGGGTGGTTTTCAAATCAGTAAGGCTGGCGGTGTTGATCGGGCGTATAGGGATCTCTTCATCAGCCAAAACCTACAAGCTAATCCTGAAACGATTTTATTTATCGATTACGATAAGGATTTAAATAGAAGAAGGAATACCCATACGGTTTTAGACTATGAATGGGCGCTCAGCCAAACGCTAATGGAAAGTTATCTGATGAAAGATGGCAGTCGATTTACAAATCAACCTCATTATAAAACCAAGGATATAAATGAAATATTTACTAATAGAGACCCTCGCTTGGAGCAAACTTTTATGAAGCCTGGTTTTAAACCTGTCAATGCTGCATCTCCACATCGTTTGAAACCGACTTTAGGCGGTTATAATCAAATTAAGTTTTATCCAGAGGTGACGGATATGATCAGTTGGGAAGCTTCATATACAGATGCTTTTGTATTCAGATATGCAGAGGTACTACTCATTTTTGCTGAGGCAAAAGCAGAATTGGGAATCTTGAATAACCAAGGTGATCTGGATAAATCCATTAATTTGTTGCGAGCTCGAGTTGCGATGCCTAATATGACAATAAGTGAAGCGGGTGGGAGTGTCGATCCAATATTGAAATCCTACTATAATAATGTAGAAGGTGGAAATACAGGTTTAATCCTAGAAATTCGGAGGGAAAGACGTGTGGAACTGGCATGTGAAGGACAGCGGTATCGTGATGTATTTAGATGGGAAGTGGGTGAACGTTTGGCTGATCAACAACAGGGAATGTATGTGAAAGCTCTTGGTCCATTGGATGTTACAGGTGATGGAGCTGTCGATATAGCCATCCTAGAATCTGCTAAAAATACGGAGCCAATTTCGCATCTGACTGAAGAACAGCTAAAAAATATCACACTTTATTATCTTAAAGATGGAAATGGCAACAATACCAGTATCTATCTTGAAAATGGTCATCAGGGACATATTATGTTTACTGTAGCAAGGGATAAAAAGAAAGAATTTGTTAAGCCTAAATACTATTATTACCCAATAGCCAATAGTGAGATGGTTTTACAAGGAAGTAATTTAGTCCAGACTTATGGCTGGGAACAATAA
- a CDS encoding GNAT family N-acetyltransferase gives MDTSKLDNPVWYSLSETHRDSALEFDGVKFYKPQYCPFGGFIKMDQTAQSIAEYARDTSNFYVVGDQPKFNSPIILHQELVCHQMVLDKEISIAMDEHIVDLHVDHHDDLLNLVNLVQPGYFKNKTSELGNYYGIYKDSQLVAVTGERMKMNAYTEVSAVVTHPRYTGLGFAKKLVAHTCHQIFLQNKVPYLHVAENNSGAINLYEKLGFKTRRKISFWNLIKPA, from the coding sequence TTGGATACAAGTAAATTAGATAATCCTGTATGGTATTCACTTTCAGAAACTCATCGCGATAGCGCACTTGAATTTGATGGAGTAAAATTCTACAAGCCTCAGTATTGTCCTTTTGGTGGTTTTATAAAAATGGATCAGACTGCACAGTCTATAGCTGAATATGCTCGAGATACGTCCAATTTCTATGTTGTGGGTGATCAACCCAAATTCAATAGTCCGATCATACTGCATCAAGAATTAGTTTGTCATCAAATGGTGCTTGATAAGGAGATATCGATAGCAATGGATGAACATATAGTCGATCTTCATGTCGATCACCATGATGATCTCCTCAACTTAGTCAATTTAGTTCAACCTGGATATTTCAAAAATAAGACTTCTGAATTGGGGAATTATTATGGTATATATAAAGACAGTCAACTTGTTGCTGTCACAGGTGAACGGATGAAGATGAACGCTTATACAGAAGTAAGTGCTGTGGTCACACATCCTCGTTATACGGGTCTTGGATTTGCTAAAAAATTAGTTGCACATACTTGCCACCAGATATTTTTACAAAATAAAGTACCTTATCTACATGTGGCAGAAAATAATAGCGGTGCTATCAATCTCTACGAAAAGCTGGGGTTTAAGACGAGAAGAAAAATAAGTTTTTGGAACTTAATTAAACCAGCGTAA
- a CDS encoding OsmC family protein: protein MTRKITFKHLFKATLNWVLKKQPTTAGFYSKSHRISIEGKKDMEISAAKAFKGDPQLYNPEDLLLSSLVSCHMMSYLYVCAQNKIEILTYSDHAEAVLEVNPDGSGRFVEVRLNPCITITDPQQIALAMDLHQKANQLCFIANSCNFPVIHHPIVEMKK, encoded by the coding sequence ATGACAAGAAAAATAACATTTAAACATTTATTTAAGGCAACATTAAATTGGGTTTTGAAAAAACAACCAACCACAGCTGGATTTTATAGTAAAAGTCACCGCATTTCGATCGAAGGTAAAAAAGACATGGAGATTTCTGCTGCCAAAGCATTTAAAGGAGATCCCCAATTATATAATCCTGAAGACCTGTTGTTGAGCAGTTTAGTTTCATGTCATATGATGTCTTATCTATATGTTTGTGCCCAGAACAAAATAGAAATCCTCACCTACTCGGATCATGCTGAAGCAGTCTTGGAGGTCAATCCAGATGGAAGTGGACGTTTTGTTGAAGTTCGGCTAAATCCATGTATTACCATTACAGATCCTCAGCAAATAGCATTAGCAATGGATTTACATCAGAAAGCCAATCAACTGTGCTTTATAGCCAATTCTTGTAATTTTCCAGTAATACACCATCCAATTGTAGAAATGAAAAAATAA